One stretch of Halapricum desulfuricans DNA includes these proteins:
- a CDS encoding sulfite exporter TauE/SafE family protein, producing the protein MELFGVAASLLGMFVGFGVLIGLLFGFFGMGGSFLVTPALLVMGYPTDVAVASGLAFVFGTSVIATLKHRDLGQVDYKLGVLMIAGTTAGIEVGRIGLHFMQNLGVANTFVSVTYVVLLGAIGAFVTRNALTNSGGGLSHDADADEPDEDELPEIAKTIQSYEIPPMMSLRGGVTVSLWMILLVAFATGLLSGLLGVGGGFIRMPALFYLVGVPVPVAVGTDLFEIVFSGGIGSFLYAMDGAVDLTIVAPLLAGSAFGARLGAAATSIVDEDEIKVYFGVMLLLGAVAVAVREIGGAIEMPILDTVSLIIIVGAAMLVSGAVVVSSVRELRSEGQATPQPAD; encoded by the coding sequence ATGGAACTGTTCGGCGTCGCCGCCAGCCTGCTCGGGATGTTCGTCGGGTTCGGCGTACTCATCGGGCTGCTGTTCGGCTTTTTCGGCATGGGCGGGTCTTTTCTCGTCACGCCCGCGCTGCTGGTGATGGGTTATCCGACCGACGTGGCGGTCGCGTCCGGACTGGCGTTCGTCTTTGGAACGTCAGTGATCGCGACGCTGAAACACCGCGATCTGGGTCAGGTCGACTACAAACTCGGCGTCCTCATGATCGCGGGGACGACCGCCGGGATCGAGGTCGGGCGGATCGGACTGCACTTCATGCAGAACCTGGGCGTCGCGAACACGTTCGTCAGCGTCACGTACGTCGTGTTGCTCGGTGCTATCGGGGCCTTCGTCACCCGGAACGCCCTCACGAACAGCGGCGGCGGACTCAGCCACGACGCCGACGCCGACGAACCCGACGAGGACGAACTTCCCGAGATCGCGAAGACGATCCAGTCCTACGAGATCCCGCCGATGATGTCCCTGCGCGGCGGTGTGACAGTCTCGCTGTGGATGATCCTGCTCGTGGCCTTTGCCACCGGCCTGCTGTCGGGGCTGCTGGGCGTCGGCGGCGGCTTCATCCGCATGCCCGCGCTGTTCTATCTCGTCGGCGTCCCCGTTCCCGTCGCAGTCGGGACCGACCTCTTCGAGATCGTCTTCTCCGGCGGGATCGGGAGCTTCCTGTACGCGATGGACGGGGCGGTCGATCTGACGATCGTCGCGCCGCTTTTGGCCGGGAGCGCCTTCGGGGCGCGTCTCGGCGCCGCGGCGACCAGCATCGTCGACGAAGACGAGATCAAGGTCTACTTCGGCGTGATGTTGCTGCTCGGTGCCGTCGCCGTCGCCGTCCGGGAGATCGGCGGCGCGATCGAGATGCCGATCCTGGACACGGTGAGCCTGATTATCATTGTCGGGGCCGCAATGCTCGTCAGCGGGGCCGTCGTGGTCAGTTCGGTCCGAGAGCTCCGCAGCGAGGGGCAGGCGACACCGCAGCCGGCCGATTGA
- a CDS encoding ArsA-related P-loop ATPase has product MKLAITGKGGVGKSTLSAAIAQHIADEREVIAIDGDPDMNLAGTLDIEQPAPITRETSLIEDRAGSSGGLLQMQPEVEDVLKDYSVPFGAAGRLVTIGPPEGGGTGCMCPENNFIRALVNQALDADDVIMDMEAGIEHLGRGTADDMDAMIVVIEPSRASIETAHQIQSLATDIGIDEIYGFLNKVRDEGEAELVREQADIPIIETFGYDEDVAAAGLQGTSPVEESEALRAVAVDVIDAISDAGP; this is encoded by the coding sequence ATGAAACTGGCAATCACTGGCAAGGGCGGCGTCGGGAAGTCGACGCTTTCGGCAGCGATCGCACAGCACATCGCGGACGAGCGCGAAGTCATCGCCATCGACGGCGACCCGGACATGAACCTCGCGGGGACGCTCGACATCGAGCAACCGGCTCCGATCACCCGGGAAACGAGCCTCATCGAGGACCGGGCGGGCTCTTCGGGTGGCCTCCTGCAGATGCAACCCGAGGTCGAAGACGTTCTCAAGGACTACTCGGTACCGTTCGGGGCGGCCGGGCGACTCGTCACGATCGGCCCGCCGGAGGGCGGCGGAACCGGCTGCATGTGTCCGGAGAACAACTTCATTCGCGCACTGGTCAACCAGGCGCTGGACGCTGACGACGTGATCATGGACATGGAGGCCGGGATCGAACACCTCGGCCGCGGCACTGCCGACGACATGGACGCGATGATCGTCGTGATCGAACCGTCGCGCGCCTCGATCGAGACGGCCCACCAGATCCAGTCGCTGGCAACCGACATCGGTATCGACGAGATCTACGGCTTCCTCAACAAGGTCCGCGACGAGGGCGAAGCCGAACTCGTCCGCGAACAGGCCGACATCCCGATTATCGAGACGTTCGGCTATGACGAGGACGTCGCGGCCGCCGGGCTGCAGGGTACCTCGCCCGTCGAGGAGAGCGAGGCGCTCCGGGCAGTCGCGGTCGACGTGATCGACGCGATATCCGACGCGGGTCCGTGA
- a CDS encoding helix-turn-helix domain-containing protein, with amino-acid sequence MDVDANARQRLAERLAGEITLSEDTGATLRKWRTDFEISQTELADRLDVSSSVISDYESGRRTNPGSDIIRRFVEGLLAIDERRGGSRIRQHARVLSSGFDREVVHELKEYPATIDLDRYYETIGARELVRGREDTIAGHTIIDSIAAITRLSSEEFYRLYGQSANRALVFSGVTRGESPLVAMRVVNPTPNVVVLQGIDRADVWEHATDLARVDGFSLAVLETDLETALRRHRELP; translated from the coding sequence ATGGACGTCGACGCGAACGCCCGCCAGCGGCTGGCCGAACGGCTCGCCGGCGAGATCACGCTCAGCGAGGACACCGGTGCGACCCTGCGGAAGTGGCGCACTGACTTCGAGATCAGTCAGACGGAACTGGCCGACCGGCTCGACGTCTCGTCGTCGGTGATCTCCGATTACGAGAGTGGCCGGCGGACGAACCCGGGGAGCGACATCATCCGCCGGTTCGTCGAGGGGCTGCTCGCGATCGACGAGCGCCGCGGCGGGAGCCGGATCCGCCAGCACGCCCGGGTACTCAGTTCTGGGTTCGACCGGGAGGTCGTCCACGAACTCAAAGAGTACCCGGCGACGATCGACCTCGACAGGTACTACGAGACGATCGGGGCGAGAGAGCTCGTTCGCGGCCGCGAAGACACGATCGCCGGCCACACGATCATCGACAGCATCGCCGCGATCACGCGGCTCTCAAGCGAGGAGTTCTACCGGCTGTACGGGCAGAGCGCCAACCGTGCGCTCGTGTTCTCGGGCGTCACGCGCGGGGAGTCGCCGCTCGTGGCGATGCGCGTGGTCAACCCGACGCCCAACGTCGTGGTCCTGCAGGGGATCGACCGGGCGGACGTCTGGGAGCACGCGACAGACCTGGCACGCGTCGACGGTTTCTCGCTTGCGGTGCTCGAAACCGATCTGGAGACGGCGCTCCGACGTCACCGCGAGTTGCCCTGA
- a CDS encoding metal-dependent hydrolase, giving the protein MVSTVVHAALAGLIAAALLRDAFGVRTLAVVVGAVIVVDLDVFVGLWVVGAHRAAFHTLLFPLLLAGLVLYETRVRDRSWLRERFGADGVRTSWVAIVAIAFAGIGPDLFTNGVNLLYPLHDQFYQLSGHVRLSTTEGLVQTFVDLSPSESPAGSAGDSGQVAVGSTEEVGDRYWTGVDPEPSESGTDPTVVERVFPIVESGEQLLLVLTSAFVVGSRLLEERRT; this is encoded by the coding sequence ATGGTCTCGACGGTCGTCCACGCGGCACTCGCGGGGTTGATCGCCGCCGCGTTGCTACGGGACGCCTTCGGCGTTCGAACGCTCGCCGTCGTCGTCGGTGCGGTGATCGTCGTCGATCTGGACGTGTTCGTCGGCCTGTGGGTCGTCGGCGCACATCGCGCGGCGTTTCACACGCTGCTGTTCCCGCTTTTGCTGGCCGGGCTGGTGCTCTACGAGACGCGCGTTCGGGATCGCTCGTGGCTTCGAGAACGGTTCGGTGCCGACGGCGTTCGGACCAGCTGGGTCGCCATCGTCGCGATCGCCTTCGCCGGTATCGGCCCTGACCTGTTCACCAACGGCGTCAACCTCCTGTACCCGCTGCACGACCAGTTCTATCAGCTTTCCGGCCACGTCAGGCTCTCGACGACAGAGGGGCTGGTCCAGACGTTCGTGGACCTCTCCCCGTCCGAGTCGCCAGCTGGATCGGCCGGCGATTCCGGGCAGGTCGCCGTCGGCTCGACGGAGGAAGTAGGCGATCGCTACTGGACGGGCGTCGATCCGGAGCCGTCCGAGAGCGGGACCGACCCGACCGTCGTCGAACGCGTCTTCCCGATCGTCGAGTCGGGCGAGCAGCTCCTGCTCGTCCTCACGAGCGCGTTCGTCGTCGGATCGCGGCTGCTCGAGGAACGGCGGACCTGA
- the cooS gene encoding anaerobic carbon-monoxide dehydrogenase catalytic subunit, with product MSGDEPADPVIDFGPAGSEDRTMEVQREVDYEMPADRLEESQPQCPFGVAGSCCDICYMGPCRVSDDDQYGQDRGVCGATPGTVVSRNLYREIAGGVSAHSHHAREAVELLEDIAEENAADYEIKDERKLRDIAEDLGLDADGEVNEIAKDVAEAAKEDFAPGGGETLNWVERMPAEQREHLDEQDLLPLSSVDQQASRALAQTHQGNDSDTGHILKSALSAGVADGYAGLTMATDLQDVIFGTPTPTNATAHLGVLEEDQVNLAVHGHSPELSEMVVKAAQELEEEAYEVGAEGINLVGICCTGNELAERHGIPLAAHSLQSELAVTTGAVDAMVVDIQCIWPGISDLMECHHTRLITTMDYVRMREATHIPFEEETAMEDAKEIVRQAIEGYEDRQRRQKYDVNIPDRSQEAVVGFSDTALLDVLETIDPDNPAQPIVDAIQSGQLRGIVGIVGCPNPKMREAQMSENLIENLLAADVLPVVTGCIGHIMAQGGYLDPGTVDELAGDGIRDLLYTLGDAAGLDGPLPPVLHMGSCVDNSRIGNVIRAISEGSGIPTRDLPVAASAPELIAEKAVSIGTWALSLGLPLHTAPGLRIEASDAVTQTLTEDLKDITGGHLIQDETPDGAAEKLIDALDERREPLLNASAAGASEGTAADDD from the coding sequence ATGAGCGGGGACGAACCAGCGGATCCGGTGATCGATTTCGGTCCGGCAGGCAGCGAGGACCGGACGATGGAGGTACAGCGCGAGGTCGATTACGAGATGCCCGCCGATCGCCTCGAGGAGAGCCAGCCCCAGTGTCCGTTCGGGGTTGCGGGCAGTTGCTGTGACATCTGTTACATGGGGCCGTGTCGAGTGAGCGACGACGACCAGTACGGTCAAGATCGGGGCGTCTGTGGAGCGACTCCCGGAACCGTCGTCTCGCGCAATCTCTACCGGGAGATCGCCGGCGGCGTCTCCGCCCATTCTCACCACGCCAGGGAAGCCGTCGAGTTGCTCGAAGACATCGCCGAGGAGAACGCCGCCGATTACGAGATCAAAGACGAACGGAAGTTACGGGACATCGCCGAGGACCTCGGGCTCGACGCCGACGGCGAGGTGAACGAGATCGCGAAGGACGTCGCCGAGGCGGCGAAGGAGGACTTCGCGCCCGGCGGCGGGGAGACGCTCAACTGGGTCGAGCGCATGCCGGCCGAACAGCGCGAACACCTCGACGAGCAGGACCTGCTCCCGCTGAGCAGCGTCGATCAGCAGGCCTCGCGGGCGCTGGCACAGACCCACCAGGGCAACGACTCCGATACAGGTCACATTCTCAAAAGTGCGCTCTCGGCGGGCGTCGCCGACGGATACGCCGGACTGACGATGGCGACCGACCTGCAGGACGTGATCTTCGGGACGCCGACGCCGACGAACGCGACGGCCCATCTCGGCGTCCTCGAGGAGGACCAGGTCAATCTCGCCGTTCACGGTCACTCCCCAGAGTTGAGCGAGATGGTCGTCAAGGCAGCCCAGGAACTCGAGGAGGAAGCCTACGAGGTCGGAGCCGAGGGCATCAACCTCGTGGGGATCTGCTGTACCGGCAACGAACTCGCCGAGCGTCACGGGATTCCGCTGGCGGCCCACAGTCTGCAGTCGGAACTGGCTGTCACGACCGGCGCGGTCGACGCGATGGTCGTCGACATCCAGTGCATCTGGCCGGGCATCTCCGACCTGATGGAATGTCACCACACCCGGCTCATCACGACGATGGACTACGTGCGGATGCGAGAGGCGACCCACATCCCCTTCGAGGAGGAGACCGCGATGGAGGACGCCAAGGAGATCGTCCGGCAGGCGATCGAGGGCTACGAGGACCGCCAGCGCCGCCAGAAGTACGACGTGAACATCCCGGATCGCTCCCAGGAGGCCGTCGTCGGCTTCTCGGATACGGCGCTGCTCGACGTGCTCGAAACGATCGACCCGGACAACCCCGCACAGCCGATCGTCGACGCGATCCAGTCGGGCCAGCTGCGCGGGATCGTCGGCATCGTCGGCTGTCCGAACCCCAAGATGCGGGAAGCACAGATGTCGGAGAACCTCATCGAGAACCTGCTCGCCGCCGACGTGCTGCCCGTCGTGACCGGCTGTATCGGCCATATCATGGCTCAGGGCGGCTATCTCGACCCCGGAACGGTCGACGAGCTGGCGGGTGACGGCATCCGCGACCTGCTCTACACGCTCGGGGACGCGGCAGGACTCGACGGGCCGCTGCCGCCAGTGCTCCACATGGGGTCCTGTGTCGACAACTCCCGGATCGGTAACGTCATTCGAGCGATCTCGGAGGGCAGCGGCATCCCGACTCGCGACCTGCCGGTCGCCGCGAGCGCGCCCGAGCTGATCGCCGAGAAGGCGGTCAGCATCGGGACGTGGGCGCTCTCGCTCGGGCTACCACTCCATACGGCTCCGGGGCTGCGCATCGAGGCGAGCGACGCCGTCACGCAGACGCTCACTGAAGACCTGAAAGACATCACGGGCGGCCACCTCATCCAGGACGAGACGCCGGACGGTGCCGCCGAGAAGCTGATCGACGCGCTGGACGAGCGCCGCGAACCGCTGCTGAACGCGTCAGCGGCGGGCGCGAGCGAAGGGACTGCGGCCGACGACGACTGA
- the cgi121 gene encoding KEOPS complex subunit Cgi121: MEILEATVTVDDLDEFVARLGEIGDEHGVAVQALDARYVVDREHLQRAVELADRAFERGENIADERSVEVLLYAAATRQISRALELGVETGECPAVIVVHDSGVDSQGDETAAIEAVRALSAVRPEATLGDYDERRVREWFEITDSELATGADLSALVRERVALLVVEK; this comes from the coding sequence ATGGAGATACTGGAGGCGACGGTCACCGTCGACGACCTCGACGAGTTCGTCGCGCGACTCGGCGAGATCGGCGACGAGCACGGTGTGGCCGTCCAGGCACTTGACGCGCGCTACGTGGTCGATAGGGAACATCTCCAGCGGGCGGTCGAACTGGCCGACCGTGCCTTCGAACGCGGAGAGAACATCGCCGACGAACGGTCCGTGGAGGTCCTGCTGTATGCGGCCGCCACGCGACAGATCAGCCGCGCGCTCGAGCTGGGTGTCGAGACCGGCGAATGTCCGGCAGTGATCGTCGTCCACGATTCGGGTGTGGACTCACAGGGCGACGAAACAGCCGCCATCGAGGCCGTGCGAGCGCTCTCGGCCGTCCGGCCGGAGGCGACGCTCGGTGATTACGACGAGCGACGGGTCAGAGAGTGGTTCGAGATCACCGACTCCGAACTCGCGACGGGCGCCGACCTGTCGGCGCTGGTGCGCGAGCGGGTCGCGTTGCTCGTCGTGGAGAAGTGA
- a CDS encoding GNAT family N-acetyltransferase: protein MFPETIETDRLRLERLGPDTVDTLALYEHVNPSAPHIDEITRYLSWDPHASPKETHEFLTDARQAWDERESAQFVVRPREGEDGAGEIAGCAGLIPDWDRQIATLGVWLRKRFWGRGYSGERAGALLELAFEDLDLEIVAVTHHVDNENSRRAIERYVERFGGRKEGTIRNGNRYEKPVDVVRYSVSQAEYRDAVSE from the coding sequence ATGTTCCCCGAAACCATCGAGACGGATCGGCTCCGGCTCGAACGTCTCGGTCCGGACACGGTCGACACGCTGGCGCTGTACGAGCACGTCAATCCGAGCGCCCCGCATATCGACGAGATCACTCGCTACCTGTCCTGGGACCCCCACGCGAGCCCGAAAGAGACCCACGAGTTCCTCACCGACGCCCGCCAGGCCTGGGACGAGCGCGAATCCGCCCAGTTCGTCGTCAGGCCGCGCGAGGGGGAGGACGGAGCCGGCGAGATCGCCGGCTGCGCGGGTCTGATCCCCGACTGGGACCGCCAGATTGCGACGCTCGGGGTCTGGCTCCGGAAGCGCTTCTGGGGCAGGGGCTACTCGGGTGAGCGTGCCGGGGCACTGCTCGAGCTGGCCTTCGAGGACCTGGATCTGGAGATCGTCGCCGTCACCCACCACGTCGACAACGAGAATTCCCGGCGGGCGATCGAGCGATACGTCGAGCGGTTCGGCGGGCGCAAGGAGGGGACGATCCGCAACGGCAACCGCTACGAGAAACCGGTCGACGTCGTCCGGTATTCGGTCTCACAGGCCGAATACCGGGACGCCGTCAGTGAGTGA
- a CDS encoding beta-glucosidase family protein: MTVSTSDRVENLRSRLTLEEKISLVHGDVDPDGVATGYVPPNDRLGIPSFSMIDGPLGVRAGDGSPSTAFPASISLAAAWDPSLAHEVGEAMASEARARDQDVLLAPGFNLIRVPQCGRSFEYYSEDPHLNSRIAVGTVEGIQDGGVAACAKHFAANNQEHARMEDNAIVDERPLHELYLRAFEAVVKEADVASLMAAYNRVNGTHATENRELLTDILKEDWGFEGFVVSDWWATTDGPAAARAGLDLDMPGVTLPELAPETNLAYRLIDTLSQFAWFSADDATELISSLIGLRPSECRVYRSEAFDESLREAIEDGRIDESVLDEKVARILGQMERFGVLDGDMPDGEANVPAHHELSRRVAERGTVLLHNDDTLPLDPATLDEIALIGPHADEAKTGGGGSSEVATDSTVSPLDGIRYRVGEDVSLTFEPGVTPLAEMDDRDLTVWNLSLSTIADSYFGSEEEPSDADMDAAVEAAEDADVAVVVVQDAASEDYDRPLTLPGRQDELVSAVADVAEETVVVLKTAGPVEMPWLDDVEAVLEAWYPGQEDGRSLASVLFGDADPSGRLPVTFGSRARDYPANARRQYPGIDRDVTYEEGIFVGYRHFDRAETDPLFPFGHGLSYADFAYRDVAVSLDESTATVEVTVENVSDRDGYEVIQVYLGAVDPDVERPPRELAAFESLELAAGEQQTVSLPVDERAFAYYDADQSEWVVDAGEYEVAVGRSSRAVVHSETVELE; encoded by the coding sequence GTGACGGTATCGACCAGCGACCGTGTCGAGAATCTCCGTTCTCGGCTGACGCTCGAAGAGAAGATCAGTCTCGTCCACGGGGATGTCGATCCTGATGGGGTGGCGACAGGGTACGTCCCCCCGAACGACCGTCTCGGTATTCCGTCGTTTTCGATGATCGACGGTCCGCTGGGCGTCCGTGCGGGTGACGGATCTCCCTCGACGGCGTTCCCGGCATCGATATCACTCGCGGCGGCCTGGGACCCGTCACTGGCACACGAAGTCGGTGAGGCGATGGCTTCCGAGGCGCGCGCTCGCGACCAAGACGTCCTGCTCGCGCCCGGGTTCAACCTGATCCGGGTCCCGCAATGTGGCCGCTCTTTCGAGTACTACTCCGAGGACCCGCATCTGAACAGCCGGATCGCAGTCGGTACCGTCGAAGGCATTCAGGACGGCGGTGTCGCCGCCTGTGCCAAACACTTCGCGGCGAACAACCAGGAACACGCGCGAATGGAGGACAACGCGATCGTCGACGAACGACCGCTGCACGAACTGTACCTCCGGGCGTTCGAGGCGGTCGTCAAAGAGGCAGACGTGGCCTCGCTGATGGCCGCGTACAACCGCGTCAACGGGACCCACGCGACCGAGAACCGGGAGTTGCTCACTGACATCCTCAAAGAGGACTGGGGGTTCGAGGGGTTCGTCGTCAGCGACTGGTGGGCGACGACCGACGGTCCGGCCGCCGCCCGTGCGGGGCTCGATCTGGACATGCCGGGCGTCACGCTCCCCGAACTGGCCCCGGAGACGAATCTGGCCTATCGGCTGATCGATACCCTCTCACAATTCGCGTGGTTCTCGGCGGACGACGCGACCGAACTGATCTCCTCACTGATCGGTCTCAGACCGAGCGAATGTCGGGTCTACCGTTCGGAAGCGTTCGACGAATCCCTTCGCGAGGCGATCGAGGACGGTCGGATCGACGAGTCGGTCCTCGACGAAAAGGTGGCCCGCATCCTCGGACAGATGGAACGCTTCGGCGTCCTCGACGGCGATATGCCCGATGGGGAAGCGAACGTGCCGGCACATCACGAACTGTCACGGCGGGTGGCCGAGCGCGGGACCGTCTTGCTCCACAACGACGACACCCTTCCGCTCGATCCCGCGACGCTCGACGAGATCGCGTTGATCGGTCCCCACGCAGACGAGGCCAAGACCGGTGGTGGTGGCAGTTCCGAAGTCGCGACCGACTCGACGGTGAGCCCCCTCGACGGCATCCGATACCGGGTCGGCGAGGACGTGTCTCTCACTTTCGAACCCGGCGTGACACCGCTTGCGGAGATGGACGACCGGGACCTCACGGTCTGGAACCTCTCGCTGTCGACAATCGCCGACAGCTACTTCGGCTCCGAAGAAGAGCCCTCGGACGCCGACATGGACGCGGCGGTCGAGGCGGCCGAGGACGCCGACGTGGCGGTCGTCGTCGTCCAGGACGCCGCGTCCGAGGACTACGACCGACCGCTGACGCTCCCGGGCCGACAGGACGAACTGGTGTCGGCGGTCGCTGACGTCGCCGAGGAGACCGTCGTCGTGCTGAAGACCGCCGGCCCGGTCGAAATGCCCTGGCTCGACGACGTCGAGGCAGTCCTCGAGGCGTGGTATCCAGGCCAGGAAGACGGGCGCAGTCTGGCGTCGGTGTTGTTCGGTGATGCCGACCCGTCCGGTCGCCTCCCGGTCACCTTCGGTTCACGCGCCCGGGATTACCCGGCGAACGCCCGGCGTCAGTATCCGGGGATCGACCGCGACGTGACCTACGAGGAGGGGATCTTCGTGGGGTACCGGCACTTCGACCGTGCGGAGACCGACCCGCTGTTCCCGTTCGGGCACGGCCTGAGCTACGCCGACTTCGCGTATCGCGACGTCGCCGTCTCTCTGGACGAGTCGACAGCGACCGTCGAGGTGACAGTCGAGAACGTCAGTGATCGGGACGGCTACGAGGTGATACAGGTGTATCTCGGAGCTGTAGACCCGGACGTCGAACGCCCACCGCGGGAGCTCGCTGCGTTCGAGAGTCTCGAACTGGCAGCAGGCGAACAGCAGACAGTGTCGCTCCCCGTCGACGAGCGCGCCTTCGCCTACTACGACGCCGATCAGAGCGAGTGGGTCGTCGACGCCGGCGAGTACGAGGTCGCCGTCGGCCGCTCCTCCAGAGCGGTCGTCCACAGCGAAACCGTCGAACTCGAGTAG
- a CDS encoding FKBP-type peptidyl-prolyl cis-trans isomerase, which yields MSDDSEAEEADIEDVEEETGDEETEGIQRGDFIELDYTAYTVEGDQLVDTTDAEIAEEEGVGEDQEFGPRTIVLGQGHIFEAVEDDIVGAEVGDSGTVVVPATEAFGEYDEDEVRTVSANKIPEDDRYPGAHVDIDGEHGHVETIIGGRARVDFNHPLAGEDIEYEYEILREIDDREEKAAGLIEMFLGMELDVWFETETVEEEQLVEPDEDELEEGEEPEPETETVEVEEETLYIEATPQLTMNQQWMMGKQQIAQQLTQQLGVDRIIVQEEIGGGGMMGGMGGMMGGMGGDVDVDLEQAVEDMDLEDADVDADEIVEELDDVDE from the coding sequence ATGAGTGACGATTCCGAGGCCGAGGAGGCCGACATCGAAGACGTCGAGGAAGAGACGGGCGACGAAGAGACCGAGGGAATCCAGCGCGGGGACTTCATCGAACTCGATTACACGGCCTACACCGTCGAGGGCGACCAGCTCGTCGACACGACTGACGCCGAAATCGCCGAAGAGGAAGGCGTCGGCGAGGACCAGGAGTTCGGTCCGCGAACGATCGTCCTCGGACAGGGACACATCTTCGAGGCCGTCGAGGACGACATTGTTGGCGCGGAAGTCGGCGACAGCGGCACCGTCGTCGTCCCCGCCACGGAGGCGTTCGGCGAGTACGACGAGGACGAGGTCCGGACCGTCAGCGCCAACAAGATCCCCGAGGACGACCGCTATCCCGGCGCACACGTCGACATCGACGGCGAGCACGGCCACGTCGAGACGATCATTGGCGGCCGCGCGCGCGTCGACTTCAACCACCCGCTTGCCGGCGAGGACATCGAATACGAGTACGAGATCCTGCGGGAGATCGACGACCGCGAGGAGAAGGCCGCGGGCCTCATCGAGATGTTCCTCGGGATGGAACTGGACGTCTGGTTCGAGACCGAGACCGTCGAGGAAGAACAGCTCGTCGAGCCCGACGAGGACGAACTCGAGGAGGGCGAGGAGCCCGAACCCGAAACCGAGACCGTCGAGGTCGAGGAGGAGACGCTGTACATCGAAGCGACGCCCCAGCTGACGATGAACCAGCAGTGGATGATGGGCAAACAGCAGATCGCCCAGCAGCTCACCCAGCAGCTCGGCGTCGACCGGATCATCGTCCAGGAGGAGATCGGTGGCGGCGGCATGATGGGCGGCATGGGCGGCATGATGGGCGGCATGGGCGGCGACGTCGACGTCGACCTCGAGCAGGCGGTCGAGGACATGGATCTGGAAGACGCTGACGTCGACGCCGACGAGATCGTCGAGGAACTCGACGACGTCGACGAGTAA
- a CDS encoding DUF2237 family protein, protein MAAVTQQNVLGTSLQTCSTDPTTGYLRDGDCTALQRDPGRHEVCAVVTEEFLQYSKRRGNDLITPRPDLDFPGLEPGDRWCLCLPRWEEAREAGVAPPVVLEATNEAVLDTLDIETLQAYADDAA, encoded by the coding sequence ATGGCGGCTGTGACACAGCAGAACGTGCTCGGAACGTCCCTGCAGACCTGCAGTACCGATCCCACGACCGGCTATCTCCGCGACGGCGACTGTACGGCGCTCCAGCGCGACCCGGGCCGCCACGAGGTCTGTGCCGTGGTCACCGAGGAGTTCCTCCAGTACAGCAAGCGCCGGGGCAACGACCTGATCACGCCGCGTCCGGACCTCGACTTCCCGGGGCTGGAACCCGGCGATCGCTGGTGTCTCTGCCTCCCGCGGTGGGAGGAAGCCCGCGAGGCCGGCGTCGCGCCGCCGGTCGTGCTCGAAGCCACCAACGAAGCCGTGCTTGACACGCTGGACATCGAGACGTTGCAGGCGTACGCCGACGACGCGGCGTGA